The proteins below come from a single Streptococcus hyointestinalis genomic window:
- the smc gene encoding chromosome segregation protein SMC, which yields MFLKEIELQGFKSFADKTKIEFDRGVTAIVGPNGSGKSNITESLRWALGESSAKSLRGGKMPDVIFAGTQSRKALNYAYVAVTLDNSDQFIEQASELIRVERRIFRNGDSEYLIDGRKVRLRDVHELFMDTGLGRDSFSIISQGRVEEIFNSKPQERRAIFEEAAGVLKYKTRKKETQTKLNQTQDNLDRLEDIIYELDTQVTPLKKQAETAQCFLELDGERKVLDLAILVEDIKEQKLALSTHKEELAAVKESLSAYYDKRQKLEDKSQNLKDRRRKLSDKSLTKQKELLDVTQLSADLERQIEVTQLASDQSTQKAAQLTEQAKKLEETIEQTKTALNEKSASLASLKAKLEQERSSIARLETDLEQYRHNPDQLIEQLREQFVDVMQKEAELSNQKTALKAQKSSQEQQSAFRQEEIQQLAQELSKLKKEEANQQALLEDASQSVKELLEQYQEKATALESAEATYRTQQDQLFKQLDDIKSKKAKKASLESIYKNHSHFYAGVKAVLQEKSLTGIIGAVSEHISFSPRYQTALEIALGASSQHIIVEDENAAKQAIAFLKQNRRGRATFLPLTTISSRQLASHQLETLETSQGFLGIASQLVSYEPKLSHIMSNLLGLTAIFDSIEHANQAAKRLSYRVRIVTLDGTEIRAGGSFSGGANRGNNTTFIKQELDQVEKELKTLEEKQIAHEKEVASLKEKLESEREKLALIKEEGNQKRLEEQAAQLSYKQVTERLSDVEETYQTLKGHVENESEPAFDTLWQELEEELSELAQKKSALSQQIEQLKTDKDSFDTGVARLSEQLSQAKLQERELLSEMKFEKANQSRLKADLETYQTELTSLTAALSQQDQADDSLLPRLKAQLEQAREHKSSLEQEQISLRFELEDLEAQIEETNQALAKESQQNEQFIRKQAQIEAMIETIEKQLRQFARRLSEEYQYTLEDAKEKAHALENLELAREQLRTLQRQIKDLGPVNLDAIEQFEEVSQRLDFLNTQKEDLVDAKNLLLTTISDMDEEVKQRFKLTFEAIRESFKQTFTQMFGGGSADLMLTSEDLLEAGIEISVQPPGKKIQSLNLMSGGEKALSALALLFAIIRVKTIPFVILDEVEAALDEANVKRFGDYLNRFDQSSQFIVVTHRKGTMAAADSIYGVTMQESGVSRIVSVKLKDAENLTTA from the coding sequence ATGTTTCTAAAAGAAATTGAGCTGCAAGGCTTTAAGTCCTTTGCAGATAAGACAAAAATTGAGTTTGACAGAGGTGTGACTGCCATTGTCGGACCCAACGGCTCTGGTAAGAGTAACATCACAGAGAGTCTGCGTTGGGCACTGGGAGAATCTAGTGCCAAGAGTCTGCGTGGTGGCAAGATGCCAGACGTTATTTTTGCAGGGACACAGAGTAGAAAAGCTCTGAACTATGCTTATGTTGCGGTGACACTTGATAACAGCGACCAGTTTATCGAGCAAGCAAGCGAGCTGATACGTGTGGAGCGTCGTATTTTTAGAAATGGCGACAGCGAGTATCTCATCGATGGGCGCAAGGTTCGTTTGCGTGATGTGCATGAGCTGTTTATGGACACAGGTCTTGGACGTGATTCCTTTTCGATTATCTCGCAAGGACGTGTCGAGGAAATCTTTAACAGCAAGCCACAAGAGCGCAGAGCGATTTTTGAGGAAGCTGCCGGTGTCTTAAAATACAAGACCCGCAAAAAAGAAACACAGACCAAGCTCAATCAAACACAGGACAATCTCGACCGCCTAGAGGATATTATCTACGAGCTGGATACACAAGTTACTCCATTGAAAAAACAAGCAGAGACAGCCCAGTGCTTTTTGGAGCTAGATGGTGAGCGAAAAGTGCTTGATTTAGCGATTTTGGTTGAGGACATCAAGGAGCAAAAGCTGGCACTTAGCACTCACAAAGAAGAGTTAGCAGCTGTCAAGGAGAGTCTATCTGCCTATTACGACAAGCGCCAAAAACTAGAGGACAAAAGTCAGAACCTCAAGGACAGGCGCCGTAAGCTCTCAGATAAAAGCTTAACAAAACAAAAGGAACTGCTGGATGTCACTCAGCTGAGCGCTGATTTGGAGCGTCAGATTGAAGTGACACAGCTTGCTAGTGACCAATCCACTCAAAAAGCAGCGCAGCTTACAGAGCAGGCTAAAAAGCTTGAAGAGACGATTGAGCAGACCAAGACTGCTCTAAATGAAAAATCAGCTAGCCTAGCTAGTTTAAAAGCCAAGCTAGAGCAGGAGCGCTCAAGTATTGCGAGATTAGAGACAGATTTGGAGCAGTATCGTCACAATCCTGACCAACTCATCGAGCAGTTGCGTGAGCAGTTTGTAGATGTGATGCAAAAGGAAGCAGAGCTTTCTAACCAAAAAACAGCTCTCAAAGCGCAAAAAAGCAGTCAAGAACAGCAGTCCGCTTTTAGACAAGAAGAAATTCAGCAATTAGCGCAAGAGCTCTCTAAGCTCAAAAAAGAAGAAGCAAACCAGCAGGCGCTATTAGAGGACGCCAGTCAGTCTGTCAAGGAGCTATTAGAGCAGTACCAAGAAAAGGCAACAGCGCTTGAAAGCGCTGAAGCAACTTATCGCACTCAGCAAGACCAGCTTTTTAAGCAACTAGATGACATCAAGTCTAAAAAGGCGAAAAAAGCGAGCCTTGAGTCTATTTATAAAAACCACAGCCATTTCTATGCAGGTGTCAAGGCAGTCTTGCAAGAAAAGAGTCTGACTGGCATTATTGGTGCAGTTAGCGAGCACATCTCCTTTTCACCACGCTATCAGACAGCGCTTGAGATAGCGCTTGGTGCGAGCAGCCAGCATATTATCGTTGAGGATGAGAATGCAGCCAAGCAGGCAATTGCTTTTCTAAAGCAAAACCGACGTGGGCGAGCGACCTTTTTGCCACTGACGACGATTTCCTCTCGCCAGTTGGCTTCACATCAGCTTGAAACTTTGGAGACTAGCCAAGGGTTCTTGGGGATTGCCAGTCAGTTGGTCAGCTATGAGCCTAAGCTATCGCACATCATGAGTAATCTCCTTGGTTTGACGGCGATTTTTGATAGCATTGAGCATGCTAATCAAGCTGCTAAGCGCCTGTCCTATCGGGTGCGTATAGTGACCTTGGATGGTACAGAGATTAGAGCTGGCGGTTCCTTTTCAGGCGGAGCCAATCGTGGCAATAACACGACCTTTATCAAGCAAGAGCTAGACCAAGTGGAAAAAGAGCTGAAGACGCTTGAAGAGAAGCAAATAGCTCATGAAAAGGAAGTCGCTTCACTAAAAGAAAAGCTGGAATCTGAGAGAGAAAAACTTGCCCTTATCAAAGAAGAAGGCAATCAGAAGAGACTAGAAGAACAAGCAGCTCAACTGTCCTACAAGCAAGTTACTGAGCGTTTATCAGATGTTGAGGAGACTTATCAAACACTGAAAGGTCATGTTGAGAATGAGTCAGAGCCCGCTTTTGATACCCTTTGGCAGGAGCTAGAGGAGGAGCTTAGTGAGCTAGCGCAGAAAAAAAGTGCGCTCTCACAGCAAATCGAGCAACTCAAGACTGACAAAGACAGCTTTGACACTGGTGTGGCTCGTCTATCTGAGCAATTATCGCAGGCAAAATTGCAGGAGCGTGAACTGCTTAGTGAGATGAAGTTTGAAAAAGCCAACCAATCTCGCCTAAAAGCTGATTTAGAAACTTACCAAACAGAACTCACAAGCCTAACAGCAGCCCTTTCTCAGCAAGACCAAGCAGATGATAGTCTCTTGCCACGCTTAAAAGCACAGCTAGAGCAGGCAAGAGAACACAAAAGCAGCTTGGAGCAGGAGCAGATTAGTCTGCGTTTTGAGCTAGAAGACCTTGAAGCGCAAATCGAAGAGACTAATCAAGCGCTAGCAAAAGAAAGCCAGCAAAACGAGCAATTCATCCGCAAGCAGGCGCAGATTGAAGCTATGATTGAGACCATTGAAAAGCAGCTGCGTCAATTTGCCCGTCGCTTAAGCGAGGAGTATCAGTACACTCTAGAAGATGCCAAGGAAAAAGCACATGCGCTTGAGAACCTTGAACTTGCTAGAGAGCAATTGCGTACACTGCAGCGTCAGATTAAGGACCTAGGTCCTGTCAATCTGGATGCTATTGAGCAGTTTGAGGAGGTCAGTCAGCGACTTGATTTTCTCAACACGCAAAAAGAGGACTTGGTAGACGCCAAAAATCTCTTGTTGACGACAATTTCAGATATGGATGAGGAGGTCAAACAGCGCTTTAAGTTGACCTTTGAAGCCATTCGAGAAAGTTTCAAGCAGACCTTTACGCAGATGTTTGGCGGAGGAAGCGCCGACTTGATGTTGACGTCTGAGGACTTGCTGGAGGCAGGCATTGAGATATCAGTGCAACCTCCAGGCAAGAAAATCCAGTCGCTCAACCTCATGTCTGGTGGTGAAAAAGCCTTGTCCGCTCTAGCTCTGCTATTTGCCATCATCCGTGTCAAGACCATACCGTTTGTTATCCTAGATGAGGTCGAAGCGGCACTTGATGAGGCAAATGTCAAGCGTTTTGGGGACTACCTCAACCGCTTTGACCAGTCTAGTCAGTTCATCGTCGTGACACACCGCAAAGGTACTATGGCGGCGGCTGATAGTATCTATGGGGTCACCATGCAAGAATCCGGTGTCTCACGTATCGTCTCCGTCAAGTTAAAAGACGCTGAAAACTTGACGACAGCCTAG
- the yycF gene encoding response regulator YycF: MKKILIVDDEKPISDIIKFNLTKEGYDVVTAFDGNEALEVFNQESPDLLILDLMLPEKDGLEVAREIRKTSHVPIIMLSAKDSEIDKVIGLEIGADDYVTKPFSNRELLARVKAHLRRTENIESAVAEENNEAGSNIITINNLQIVPDAFVARKHGEDIELTHREFELLYHLATHAGQVMTREHLLETVWGYDYFGDVRTVDVTVRRLREKIEDTPSRPEYILTRRGVGYYMKDYG, from the coding sequence ATGAAAAAAATTCTAATCGTTGATGATGAAAAACCTATTTCAGATATTATTAAATTTAATTTGACCAAGGAAGGCTACGATGTGGTCACTGCCTTTGATGGCAATGAAGCGCTTGAGGTCTTTAACCAAGAGTCACCAGACTTGTTGATTCTTGACTTGATGTTGCCAGAAAAGGACGGTCTTGAGGTGGCACGTGAAATCAGAAAGACCAGCCATGTGCCCATCATCATGCTATCTGCAAAGGACAGCGAGATTGATAAGGTCATCGGTCTTGAAATTGGAGCAGACGACTATGTAACAAAACCTTTTTCAAACCGTGAATTACTAGCTCGTGTCAAGGCACACCTGCGTCGCACAGAAAACATCGAGTCCGCTGTCGCAGAGGAAAATAACGAAGCTGGCTCTAATATCATCACTATCAATAATCTTCAAATCGTCCCAGACGCTTTTGTTGCTCGTAAGCATGGTGAGGACATCGAGCTGACCCACCGTGAGTTTGAGCTTTTGTATCATCTTGCGACACACGCAGGTCAAGTCATGACACGTGAGCACTTGCTTGAGACGGTGTGGGGATATGATTATTTTGGTGATGTGAGAACGGTTGATGTGACGGTTCGTCGCTTGCGTGAAAAAATCGAAGATACACCAAGTCGTCCAGAATACATCTTGACACGTCGTGGTGTGGGTTATTATATGAAAGATTATGGCTAA
- the rnc gene encoding ribonuclease III, with protein MMKTLEEKLSIDYGIVFDDKSLLDTAFTHTSYANEHRLLKISHNERLEFLGDAVLQLIISRYLFEKYPKKPEGDLSKLRSMIVREESLAGFSCYCGFDAYVKLGKGEEKSGGRERATILGDLFEAFLGALLLDKGVDAVENFLNQVVIPQVEKGNYQKVRDYKTALQEQLQVNGDVAISYRVTKESGPAHAKVFEVSVFVNDKAISSGSGKSKKQAEQAAAKEALERLSED; from the coding sequence ATAATGAAAACATTAGAAGAAAAACTGTCAATAGACTACGGTATTGTCTTTGATGATAAATCTTTATTAGATACGGCTTTTACACATACATCCTATGCGAACGAACACCGTCTCCTAAAGATTTCACATAATGAGCGTTTGGAATTTTTAGGAGACGCTGTTCTGCAACTGATTATTTCACGCTATTTATTTGAAAAATATCCGAAAAAACCAGAGGGTGATTTGTCTAAACTGCGCTCTATGATTGTGCGTGAGGAGAGTTTAGCTGGCTTTTCATGTTACTGTGGCTTTGACGCTTATGTCAAGCTTGGTAAGGGTGAGGAAAAGTCAGGTGGACGTGAGCGCGCAACGATTTTAGGTGATTTATTTGAAGCCTTTTTAGGTGCGCTTTTGCTGGACAAGGGAGTGGACGCCGTTGAGAATTTTCTTAATCAAGTGGTTATTCCCCAAGTTGAAAAGGGCAATTACCAAAAGGTGCGTGACTACAAGACCGCCCTTCAAGAGCAACTACAGGTCAATGGTGATGTGGCGATTAGCTATCGTGTCACTAAAGAATCTGGACCAGCCCATGCCAAGGTGTTTGAGGTGAGTGTCTTTGTCAATGACAAAGCAATCAGCTCTGGTAGTGGCAAGTCTAAAAAACAAGCAGAGCAAGCAGCTGCCAAAGAAGCGCTTGAGCGACTGAGTGAGGACTAA
- a CDS encoding transporter substrate-binding domain-containing protein: protein MKKRKLASIILTLLALLVVLPTAVKADSTPAQVKKIQEAGVLKVGVKQDVPNFGYYSADSNSYEGMEIDIAKKIAKAMGVKISFVPVTTQTREPLMDNGQIDILIGTYTITDERKQNYSISNPYYYDEIGFLVRKDSGITKISDLNGKTIGVSQGATTKSNLEAYAKEHGLTFKYMQLGSYPELAVALYAKRIDAFSVDKSILSGYVSSKTTILKDGFNTQEYGIATKKSNTQITSYINKLLAKWKKDGSLEKIYKKYNLTPAKANS from the coding sequence ATGAAAAAAAGAAAACTAGCCTCCATCATCCTCACCCTTCTTGCTTTGCTTGTGGTCTTGCCAACAGCTGTCAAGGCTGATAGCACCCCTGCGCAAGTCAAAAAAATCCAAGAAGCAGGTGTCCTAAAGGTCGGGGTCAAGCAGGACGTCCCAAACTTTGGCTACTATAGCGCTGATAGCAACTCCTACGAAGGAATGGAGATTGACATCGCTAAAAAAATCGCCAAAGCCATGGGTGTCAAAATCAGCTTTGTCCCTGTTACCACACAAACACGTGAACCCTTGATGGATAATGGGCAAATCGATATCCTCATCGGAACCTATACCATCACAGACGAGCGTAAACAAAACTACAGCATCTCAAACCCTTACTACTACGATGAGATTGGCTTTCTCGTCCGTAAAGACAGTGGCATTACCAAAATCTCTGACTTGAACGGCAAAACCATCGGTGTCTCTCAAGGAGCGACAACTAAGAGTAATCTTGAAGCTTACGCTAAAGAGCACGGTCTTACCTTTAAATACATGCAGCTTGGTAGTTATCCTGAACTAGCTGTTGCCCTTTATGCTAAGCGTATCGACGCTTTTTCAGTGGATAAGTCTATCCTTTCTGGATATGTCAGCTCAAAGACGACCATTTTAAAAGACGGCTTTAATACGCAAGAATACGGGATTGCCACTAAAAAATCCAATACGCAAATCACGAGCTATATCAACAAGCTCCTTGCCAAATGGAAAAAAGACGGCAGTCTTGAGAAGATTTACAAAAAATACAATCTCACCCCTGCAAAAGCCAATTCATAA
- a CDS encoding 6-phospho-beta-glucosidase, producing MSTLPKDFLWGGAVAAHQLEGGWQEGGKGISVADVMTAGRHGVAREITAGVVEGEYYPNHEAIDFYHRYKEDIALFADMGFKCFRTSIAWTRIFPKGDELTPNEEGLQFYDDLFDECLKYGIEPVVTLSHFELPYHLVTEYGGFRNRKVIDFFVRFAEVCFKRYKDKVKYWMTFNEINNQANYQEDFAPFTNSGIIYTDEDNREAVMYQAAHYELVASARAVKVGNDINPDFQIGCMIAMCPIYPATCNPKDVLLAQKAMQKRYYFADVHVHGFYPEHILKYWERKGYELDITEEDQQDLLAGTVDYIGFSYYMSFAISYHRDNPYYDYIETEDLVKNDYVKASEWDWQIDPEGLRYALNWFTDMYHLPLFIVENGFGAIDQVAEDGMVHDDYRIDYLAAHIAEMKKAVIEDGVDLMGYTPWGCIDLVSAGTGEMRKRYGFIYVDKHDDGTGTYARSPKKSYAWYKQVIASNGEEL from the coding sequence ATGTCAACACTACCAAAAGATTTTTTATGGGGCGGTGCAGTCGCTGCTCATCAGCTAGAAGGTGGCTGGCAAGAAGGCGGTAAAGGTATCAGTGTAGCAGATGTCATGACAGCAGGCCGTCACGGAGTCGCGCGTGAAATTACAGCAGGTGTAGTGGAAGGAGAATACTATCCTAACCATGAGGCCATTGATTTTTACCATCGTTACAAGGAGGACATTGCCCTCTTTGCAGATATGGGCTTTAAGTGCTTTAGGACATCGATTGCTTGGACGCGCATTTTTCCTAAAGGCGATGAGCTTACTCCAAATGAAGAAGGGCTTCAATTTTATGATGACCTCTTTGACGAGTGCTTGAAATATGGCATTGAGCCTGTGGTTACCCTGTCCCACTTTGAGCTGCCTTATCACTTGGTGACGGAGTATGGTGGTTTTCGCAATCGCAAGGTTATTGATTTCTTTGTCCGCTTTGCAGAAGTCTGCTTTAAGCGCTACAAGGACAAGGTCAAATACTGGATGACCTTTAACGAAATCAACAACCAAGCCAACTACCAAGAGGACTTTGCACCTTTTACCAACTCAGGCATTATCTACACTGATGAGGACAATCGTGAGGCGGTCATGTACCAGGCGGCTCACTATGAGTTAGTAGCGTCAGCTCGTGCGGTCAAGGTTGGGAATGACATCAATCCAGACTTTCAGATTGGCTGTATGATTGCTATGTGCCCTATTTACCCAGCGACTTGCAACCCTAAGGACGTCCTCTTAGCACAAAAGGCTATGCAAAAGCGCTATTACTTTGCAGATGTCCATGTGCACGGCTTTTACCCAGAGCATATCCTTAAGTATTGGGAGCGTAAGGGCTACGAGTTGGATATAACTGAGGAGGATCAGCAGGATTTGCTGGCTGGTACGGTGGATTACATCGGCTTTAGCTACTATATGTCCTTTGCCATTTCCTACCATCGGGACAATCCATATTATGATTACATCGAGACAGAAGATTTGGTCAAAAATGACTATGTCAAAGCTTCGGAGTGGGATTGGCAGATTGACCCAGAAGGTCTTCGCTATGCTCTCAATTGGTTCACGGATATGTATCATTTGCCTTTGTTCATTGTGGAAAATGGTTTTGGAGCCATTGACCAAGTGGCAGAAGACGGCATGGTGCACGATGACTATCGGATCGACTACCTAGCAGCCCATATTGCTGAGATGAAAAAGGCAGTCATTGAAGACGGGGTTGATCTCATGGGCTACACTCCTTGGGGCTGTATTGACCTCGTCTCTGCCGGTACTGGCGAGATGAGAAAGCGCTATGGCTTTATCTATGTAGACAAGCACGATGATGGGACAGGCACCTATGCCCGTAGCCCTAAGAAATCCTACGCTTGGTACAAGCAAGTCATTGCAAGCAACGGGGAAGAATTGTAA
- a CDS encoding amino acid ABC transporter ATP-binding protein, whose amino-acid sequence MALIEYKHVDKYYGDYHALRDINLEIEEGQVVVLLGPSGSGKSTLIRTMNALESIETGSLIVNGHELANASNKELVQLRKEVGMVFQHFNLYPHKTVLENVTLAPIKVLGISQKEAEETAEKYLTYVNMWDRKDSYPGMLSGGQKQRVAIARGLAMHPKLLLFDEPTSALDPETIGDVLTVMQNLAREGMNMVVVTHEMGFAREVADRIIFMAEGQILVDTTDVQGFFDNPTEPRAKQFLSNIINHTSERVNAKGE is encoded by the coding sequence ATGGCACTTATCGAATACAAACATGTCGACAAATACTATGGTGATTATCATGCACTTCGTGACATCAATCTTGAGATTGAAGAAGGACAGGTCGTTGTTCTCTTAGGACCTTCAGGTTCTGGTAAATCAACCCTTATCCGCACCATGAATGCGCTTGAGTCTATTGAAACAGGAAGTTTAATTGTAAATGGACACGAACTTGCTAACGCATCAAACAAAGAATTGGTTCAACTGCGTAAAGAAGTTGGTATGGTCTTCCAGCATTTCAATCTCTATCCTCACAAAACAGTGTTAGAAAATGTAACACTTGCACCTATCAAAGTTTTAGGCATTTCACAAAAAGAAGCCGAAGAAACCGCTGAAAAATATTTGACCTACGTTAATATGTGGGATCGTAAGGACTCTTATCCAGGTATGCTCTCTGGTGGTCAAAAACAACGTGTTGCTATCGCTCGTGGACTGGCTATGCACCCTAAGCTTCTTCTCTTTGATGAGCCAACATCTGCGCTTGACCCTGAGACTATCGGTGATGTGCTTACTGTCATGCAAAACCTTGCTCGTGAAGGCATGAACATGGTTGTTGTTACCCACGAGATGGGCTTTGCCCGTGAGGTGGCTGACCGCATTATCTTTATGGCTGAGGGGCAAATCTTGGTGGATACAACGGATGTCCAAGGTTTCTTTGACAATCCAACTGAGCCACGTGCTAAACAGTTCTTGAGTAATATCATCAATCACACCAGCGAACGTGTCAATGCCAAAGGAGAATAG
- the vicK gene encoding cell wall metabolism sensor histidine kinase VicK yields MANTLGNLKTFEFILLVLLAFVGLYFIFLTYRDIRLVKNLRLLTDKVRGMIEGKQSVDVELKGEPEMVELGRSLNELNQAYQKTHDSLAQEKNRLANILTYMTDGVLATNRAGRITMINEMAQKQFNLSEKEALGKSIMAILGDDVDYSFRELVEKTPDLTLYRRDEMGEFITLRIRFARNRHDSGFVTGLVAVSHDATEQEKEERERRLFVSNVSHELRTPLTSVKSYLEALDEGALKEEVAPSFIRVSLDETNRMMRMISDLLALSRIDNQVTQLEVEMTNFTAFITAILNRFDQITAQQSTHKKIDIIRDYPLSPIWTEIDTDKMTQVLDNILNNAIKYSPDGGKVTVSMQTTESQLILSISDEGLGIPKKDLPLIFDRFYRVDKARSRAQGGTGLGLSIAKEIVKLHKGFIWAKSDYGKGSTFTIVLPYDKETVVYDEWEEEED; encoded by the coding sequence ATGGCTAATACCTTAGGAAATCTTAAAACATTTGAGTTTATACTCTTAGTTTTACTGGCTTTTGTGGGACTCTATTTTATCTTTTTGACTTATCGTGATATTCGTTTGGTGAAAAATCTTCGCCTCCTCACGGATAAGGTACGAGGGATGATTGAGGGAAAACAGTCTGTCGATGTTGAGCTAAAGGGTGAGCCTGAGATGGTTGAGCTTGGGAGAAGCTTAAATGAGCTCAACCAAGCTTACCAAAAGACACACGATAGTCTCGCTCAAGAGAAAAATCGACTGGCAAATATTCTCACCTACATGACTGATGGCGTCCTAGCTACTAACCGAGCAGGGCGTATCACCATGATTAACGAGATGGCGCAAAAGCAGTTCAATCTCTCAGAAAAAGAAGCGCTCGGAAAGTCTATCATGGCTATTTTAGGGGATGATGTGGATTATTCCTTTCGGGAGCTGGTGGAAAAGACGCCTGACTTGACGCTCTACCGCAGGGATGAGATGGGTGAGTTTATCACACTGCGCATTCGTTTTGCCAGAAACCGTCATGATAGTGGTTTTGTGACAGGACTTGTTGCGGTTTCGCACGATGCGACAGAGCAGGAAAAGGAGGAGCGTGAGCGCAGGCTCTTTGTCTCTAACGTCAGCCATGAGTTGCGCACCCCCTTGACCTCGGTCAAGTCTTATCTTGAAGCCTTGGACGAGGGTGCGCTAAAAGAAGAAGTTGCTCCTAGCTTTATCAGAGTGTCGCTTGATGAGACTAATCGCATGATGCGTATGATTTCAGACCTTCTTGCGCTGTCTCGTATTGACAATCAGGTGACGCAGCTAGAGGTGGAGATGACTAACTTCACTGCCTTTATCACAGCTATTCTCAATCGCTTTGACCAAATCACAGCGCAACAATCCACTCATAAAAAGATTGACATTATCCGAGATTATCCGCTGAGCCCGATTTGGACAGAGATTGACACCGACAAGATGACCCAAGTTTTAGACAATATCCTAAACAATGCCATCAAATATTCGCCAGACGGTGGTAAGGTCACTGTCAGTATGCAGACAACGGAAAGTCAGTTGATTTTATCCATCTCTGATGAGGGCTTAGGGATTCCAAAGAAAGATTTGCCTTTGATTTTTGACCGTTTTTACCGTGTGGACAAGGCACGTAGCCGTGCACAAGGTGGTACTGGTCTTGGTTTATCCATTGCCAAGGAAATTGTCAAGCTCCACAAGGGTTTTATCTGGGCAAAGAGCGATTATGGCAAGGGGTCAACCTTTACCATTGTCTTGCCGTATGACAAAGAAACCGTCGTTTATGACGAATGGGAAGAAGAGGAAGATTAA
- a CDS encoding MBL fold metallo-hydrolase, with amino-acid sequence MLEEKGFQYSILASGSSGNAFYVETPKQKLLIDAGLTGKKITSLLADIGRTPEDLDAILVTHEHSDHIKGVGVLARKYKLDVYANEATWKIIDDKNMIGKLDVAQKHVFGRDKTLTFGDLDIESYGVSHDAVDPQFYRLIKDDKSFVMLTDTGYVSDRLAGLIENADAYLIESNHDIDILRSGSYPWSLKQRILSDKGHLSNEDGAETMIRTIGQRTKKIYLGHLSQENNIKELAHMTMETQLMSADFGVGSDFKVLDTSPNHATPLTRI; translated from the coding sequence ATGCTTGAAGAAAAAGGGTTTCAGTACAGTATTTTAGCTTCTGGTTCTAGTGGCAATGCCTTCTACGTCGAAACACCTAAACAAAAGCTCTTGATTGATGCGGGATTGACTGGTAAAAAAATTACCAGTCTTTTAGCTGACATCGGACGTACACCAGAAGATTTAGATGCGATTTTAGTGACGCATGAGCACTCAGACCACATCAAAGGTGTCGGTGTACTCGCCAGAAAATACAAACTCGATGTCTATGCCAATGAAGCCACTTGGAAAATCATAGACGACAAAAATATGATAGGAAAGCTTGATGTTGCACAAAAGCATGTCTTTGGGCGTGACAAGACGCTTACCTTTGGTGATTTGGACATTGAGAGCTACGGAGTGAGTCACGATGCGGTTGATCCGCAGTTTTACCGTCTGATAAAGGATGACAAGAGCTTTGTCATGCTGACAGATACAGGCTATGTCAGTGACCGTCTAGCAGGTCTGATTGAAAATGCAGACGCTTACTTGATTGAATCCAATCATGATATTGATATTTTGCGCTCAGGGAGTTATCCGTGGAGTTTGAAGCAGCGGATTTTATCTGATAAAGGACATCTCTCCAATGAAGATGGCGCAGAAACCATGATTAGAACAATCGGTCAACGCACAAAAAAAATCTATCTTGGACATTTGAGTCAAGAAAATAATATAAAAGAATTAGCGCATATGACGATGGAGACCCAGCTCATGTCAGCCGACTTTGGCGTTGGCAGTGACTTTAAGGTCTTAGACACATCGCCAAATCATGCGACCCCTTTGACACGGATTTAG
- a CDS encoding amino acid ABC transporter permease: MVYLTSTASPFALSRWADFFANFGEFAKGFVYTLGMSIGALILALLLGILFGAMSSTKNKLLRAIARVYVEIFQNTPLLVQFVVVYYGLAIVSDGSIMINAFFTSIICVGIYHGAYIAEVIRSGIEAVPRGQTEAALSQGFTYPQTMGMIILPQAIRTILPPMTNQVVNLIKNTSTVAIISGADIMFVAKAWAYDTTNYVPAFIGAAVLYFIMCFPLATWARRMEEANKDSYSL, encoded by the coding sequence ATGGTATATTTAACTTCAACTGCGAGTCCGTTTGCATTGTCACGTTGGGCTGATTTCTTTGCCAACTTTGGTGAATTTGCAAAGGGCTTTGTCTACACGCTAGGAATGTCTATTGGCGCTTTGATTCTAGCATTGTTGCTTGGAATTCTCTTTGGCGCTATGTCATCTACTAAAAATAAACTCTTGCGTGCTATCGCACGTGTCTACGTCGAGATTTTCCAAAATACACCACTTCTGGTTCAGTTTGTGGTGGTTTACTACGGACTAGCTATCGTGTCTGACGGTAGTATCATGATTAACGCTTTCTTTACCTCTATTATCTGTGTGGGGATTTATCATGGCGCTTATATCGCTGAGGTTATCCGCTCAGGAATCGAGGCGGTGCCACGTGGACAGACTGAGGCTGCCTTGTCTCAAGGGTTTACTTACCCACAGACCATGGGGATGATTATCTTGCCACAAGCCATCAGAACTATCCTACCTCCGATGACCAACCAAGTGGTTAACTTAATCAAAAACACCTCAACAGTTGCCATTATCTCTGGAGCTGACATCATGTTTGTCGCAAAAGCTTGGGCTTATGACACCACTAACTACGTGCCAGCCTTTATCGGAGCGGCTGTCCTCTACTTTATCATGTGCTTCCCGCTTGCCACTTGGGCACGTCGCATGGAAGAAGCCAATAAAGATTCGTATTCACTATAA